One window of Entelurus aequoreus isolate RoL-2023_Sb linkage group LG06, RoL_Eaeq_v1.1, whole genome shotgun sequence genomic DNA carries:
- the LOC133651716 gene encoding uncharacterized protein LOC133651716 isoform X1, translated as MAEEVLGKTAVILKQERTTAKRNLTRVANLISRGAGTMLQSELKEEFAKFADRFTSLLDANEDFKIGLEADVKKDDPDGELEKQQEDDIRATIKDAEDKMAEIKDIVQTNLWGRYGKTELKAAISEAEDAIQRAENVAVESNNVEGYDVYLTLLNETVSVTIHTMAHWEKWIPQHLKDEMDDKLTQVKAAHYRLKLRKAEFATSRRLADQGAGGRPGQPTHPIVRIKPTSLPVFHGSKIDFHRWKKDWESLQKQGEPTGSPEVKKIQLLESVSDSIAKELRLSTYTTATDIFRVLENRYGNKSTITVEILEALDKMAQVKGNQPRKVIDLIQAVEKALADLTELGNSGAIRNPLVIRSIESKLPDFIKRDWLMYMVEPTNRVTPDNHFDMLLKFLKSQEEILERLEQLKLVDKAEEADRKKPERKFASTRATSKDGDEVCGICGGGGHTNKIYFCKKFKGLKLHEKKMALKKLGACRKCLGYHDAGGYCRDTFLCGNQDCKRASGTPDHHYFLCPTAEARREGSKGAKGGKEGKGKFTEEQEAFLSQLAPELAEKGRKAFSNRASMTLKSAGQSELLKETGLAELPVMMMLMMVTANAGQKIGTLIDLASDTNYITHKAAERLGLRSEDIALVVHGVGGMTMKVRTKRYLLKVRVKTPKGTERAHQLVCYGLEQIAKVHQATEPEKLKSFFPDVQLEELERPEEVELLISHREGRLAPQRLKVIGDLVLWESPLGKTVGGAHPDLLEEVEVAAYESRTHFARSMRTAAVRYQEITVPASEPGRLQQDDVAHATTSASNREFLDWWHWDSIGAACEPKCGSCRCGNCPPGGKDMTLAEEREFEIIKGGLTYKMEDSHSSTPHWDAKYPWTENPASLPNNKRAVQACFLRMEKQLSKDPDWKVAYSTQIHEMVQRGAAIKLTNEVMEKWKGPVWYVSHLVAPNPHSVTTPVRIVWNSSQKYNGVSMNDLLLKGPDVLNPIRAVLLRFREGVNAALGDIRKMYNSVWLEEREMHLHRFLWRDSPEEEISEYAVTRVNMGDKPAGCIAQLAMRETASLPNFTHLQDERRVIEEDSYVDDLLTSHNDLNRLDQITAGVEEVLKAGGFFLKPWVRSGQSGRKETEADVLKPEQGNTLILPNQIREGENKALGIGYQVDKDKLYMLTAVNFSNRKKKMRVGKDLLEEEVRAETPNPLTRRALLSQVAALYDPIGLVAPVKQKGAILVRKAFQEGGGGKLTQETWDQPLSERLREEAIQLFEEYAQLGQVKFHRSLTPPDWKGKPYGITFSDGSDKTYGAVMYVRWETSHGTEVRFVEAKAKLTPLDQKGDAVKAEICGAVFAARIRKYVEKHARMKIEKWFHLLDSQTVLGAIQRESYGYQTFFANRVGEIQMSGPVQDWWWTRGDLNIADLITRGGNPKDLNEESTWQNGPEFLKWPVEEWPIQSAGEVAAQARESVNKLQRKAFSAALTRAQAKMSRQKEDPLVTPEKESPCEESKPIMPRRKPTSWVKHLVVVKRFSSLTKLIRVVAWTRRAAEQWLKRRSNPGQPKWEATPKQAGLAGTELEGAREDVFLAAQEGVTFPVTTLSRLAVFKDVKTGLLVCAGRIQIFNEDETAVPVLPFEAWVSTLLAQESHDANHEGVAGTLLRMRKTAWIIKGRRIAKKVVDSCIVCRKNRAKKCQQIMADLPPERTTPAAPFEFTTMDLFGPYEVKDEVKKRTRLKVWGIVFSCMASRAIHTELVSDQSSQGFLLAYQRFTSLRGHPRKLWSDPGTNFVGAKPALEQLYTFLDRLDKSQVEDMAANHGTEWSWKIHPADSPHRNGAAEAAVRVVKRALTNVGGDGVFTWGEFQTFLYMAANLANERPIDARTQSREDCVEYITPNSLLLGRANPKGDPGDFQFDRYPYKRLQVIQAEVTKFWKKWSQLAGPNLFIRNKWHTKERNVSVGDVVWLADQNALRGQYKLARVVRANTDSKGIVRDVLVRTFPSYPVPIKKTSDKEKPTTKTKRLRHQIPATILHRDVRRLIILIPIEEQGKEGPV; from the coding sequence ATGGCCGAAGAGGTATTGGGGAAGACTGCCGTGATCCTCAAGCAGGAGAGGACGACAGCCAAGAGGAACCTGACCAGAGTGGCCAACCTGATCTCCAGAGGAGCAGGCACCATGCTGCAATCCGAACTAAAAGAGGAGTTTGCCAAGTTTGCCGACCGTTTCACATCACTGCTGGATGCCAACGAGGACTTCAAGATTGGCCTGGAGGCTGACGTCAAGAAGGATGACCCAGATGGGGAGCTCGAGAAACAGCAGGAGGATGACATCCGAGCAACTATAAAAGATGCCGAAGATAAGATGGCAGAAATCAAGGACATTGTCCAGACCAACCTGTGGGGAAGATACGGGAAGACTGAGCTGAAGGCAGCGATTTCCGAGGCAGAGGACGCCATTCAAAGGGCTGAAAATGTAGCAGTTGAAAGCAACAACGTGGAAGGCTATGACGTTTACCTCACCCTGCTGAATGAGACGGTGAGTGTTACCATCCATACCATGGCCCATTGGGAGAAATGGATCCCTCAGCACTTAAAGGACGAGATGGATGACAAACTAACACAAGTGAAAGCAGCTCACTACAGGCTCAAGTTGAGGAAAGCTGAATTCGCCACATCCAGGAGGCTGGCTGATCAAGGTGCAGGAGGACGACCTGGCCAACCAACACATCCCATTGTGAGGATAAAGCCTACATCCCTACCAGTCTTCCATGGGAGCAAAATAGACTTTCACAGGTGGAAGAAGGATTGGGAGAGCCTCCAGAAACAAGGGGAGCCGACTGGATCACCAGAGGTAAAGAAGATCCAGCTGTTGGAGAGCGTCAGTGATTCCATTGCCAAGGAACTAAGACTGTCCACCTACACCACAGCAACAGATATCTTCAGGGTCCTCGAAAACAGGTACGGCAACAAATCAACGATCACAGTCGAAATCTTGGAAGCGCTGGACAAGATGGCACAAGTCAAGGGGAACCAGCCCAGGAAGGTCATTGACCTAATACAAGCTGTGGAGAAGGCCCTGGCTGACCTGACGGAGCTAGGAAACTCTGGAGCCATCAGAAACCCCCTCGTCATCAGGTCGATTGAAAGCAAGTTACCAGATTTCATAAAAAGAGACTGGCTGATGTATATGGTTGAGCCCACCAACCGTGTAACCCCAGACAACCATTTTGATATGCTCCTAAAGTTCCTAAAGAGCCAGGAGGAAATACTGGAACGACTCGAGCAACTAAAGCTGGTGGACAAAGCGGAAGAAGCAGACAGGAAGAAGCCAGAAAGAAAGTTTGCATCTACCAGGGCTACGAGTAAAGATGGTGACGAGGTCTGTGGCATTTGTGGTGGTGGTGGGCACACCAACAAGATCTACTTTTGCAAGAAGTTTAAAGGCTTGAAGCTACATGAGAAGAAAATGGCCCTGAAGAAGCTGGGAGCGTGCAGGAAGTGTCTTGGGTATCACGACGCAGGTGGCTACTGCAGAGACACCTTCCTATGCGGAAACCAAGACTGCAAAAGGGCAAGCGGCACACCTGACCACCACTACTTCCTATGCCCAACAGCAGAGGCCAGAAGAGAAGGAAGCAAAggtgcaaaaggaggaaaagaaggaaaaggtaaattcactgaggaacaggaggccttcttgtcacaacttgccccagaactggcagagaagggcagaaaggcattctcaaaccgagcctcaatgactctcaaatcagcgggccagtctgaactgctgaaggaaactgggctggctgagttaccagtgatgatgatgttgatgatggtcaCAGCTAACGCAGGTCAGAAGATTGGCACACTTATAGACCTGGCATCCGACACAAATTACATCACTCACAAAGCTGCCGAAAGACTTGGCCTGAGAAGTGAAGACATAGCGCTGGTCGTACATGGAGTTGGAGGCATGACAATGAAAGTCAGGACGAAAAGGTACCTCCTGAAGGTCCGAGTCAAGACTCCCAAGGGGACTGAGCGAGCACATCAACTGGTCTGCTATGGCCTGGAGCAAATTGCAAAGGTCCATCAAGCAACTGAACCCGAAAAGTTGAAAAGCTTCTTCCCAGATGTCCAGCTTGAGGAGTTAGAAAGACCAGAGGAAGTCGAGCTCCTCATAAGCCATCGCGAGGGACGACTCGCACCCCAAAGACTAAAAGTCATCGGTGACCTTGTCCTATGGGAGAGCCCCCTGGGCAAAACAGTCGGTGGAGCACACCCTGACTTGCTCGAAGAAGTGGAGGTGGCAGCATATGAGTCAAGAACCCACTTTGCCCGCTCCATGAGAACCGCTGCTGTCCGATACCAAGAGATCACAGTCCCAGCGTCTGAGCCAGGCCGGCTACAGCAGGACGATGTGGCCCACGCAACTACATCTGCCAGTAACCGTGAATTTCTTGATTGGTGGCACTGGGACAGCATCGGAGCTGCATGTGAGCCGAAATGTGGAAGCTGCCGGTGTGGAAACTGTCCTCCAGGAGGAAAGGACATGACCCTGGCGGAGGAGAGGGAGTTTGAGATCATTAAAGGAGGACTCACCTACAAGATGGAGGACTCTCACTCCTCAACTCCACACTGGGATGCCAAATATCCCTGGACTGAAAATCCAGCCTCTCTCCCCAACAACAAAAGAGCAGTCCAAGCTTGCTTCTTGAGAATGGAAAAGCAACTGAGCAAAGACCCAGACTGGAAAGTTGCATATTCCACCCAGATCCATGAAATGGTCCAAAGAGGCGCAGCCATAAAACTCACCAATGAAGTCATGGAGAAGTGGAAAGGACCAGTTTGGTATGTCAGCCACTTGGTGGCGCCAAATCCCCATTCAGTGACTACACCAGTTCGTATTGTCTGGAACAGCAGCCAAAAATACAACGGAGTGAGCATGAATGATCTTCTCCTAAAAGGACCAGATGTTCTCAACCCCATCAGAGCTGTCCTGCTCCGATTCAGAGAAGGAGTGAACGCAGCTCTGGGCGATATCAGAAAGATGTAtaactctgtctggttggaagagcgagagatgcatctgcacaggttcctgtggaGAGACAGCCCAGAAGAGGAAATCAGTGAGTATGCCGTCACCAGAGTCAATATGGGCGACAAACCTGCTGGCTGCATTGCTCAATTGGCCATGAGGGAAACTGCAAGTCTGCCCAACTTCACTCACCTGCAGGATGAACGCAGAGTCATTGAAGAAGACAGCTACGTGGATGACCTGTTGACCTCCCACAATGACCTGAACAGACTTGACCAAATCACAGCTGGAGTTGAAGAGGTCCTAAAGGCTGGAGGCTTCTTCCTCAAACCATGGGTCAGGTCAGGGCAAAGTGGGAGGAAAGAAACTGAAGCGGATGTCCTAAAGCCAGAGCAAGGAAACACCTTGATTCTTCCAAACCAAATAAGAGAAGGAGAGAACAAAGCCCTGGGCATCGGCTATCAGGTGGACAAAGACAAACTGTACATGCTGACGGCGGTTAACTTTTCCAATAGGAAGAAAAAGATGAGAGTTGGCAAAGATCTTCTTGAAGAGGAGGTGAGAGCTGAAACGCCTAACCCACTGACGAGGAGAGCTCTCCTAAGCCAAGTTGCTGCACTGTACGACCCAATCGGCCTAGTTGCACCGGTCAAGCAGAAGGGAGCAATTCTCGTCCGTAAAGCATTCCAAGAAGGAGGGGGTGGCAAGCTGACCCAAGAAACCTGGGATCAACCTCTTTCAGAAAGACTCAGGGAAGAAGCCATACAGCTCTTCGAGGAATATGCCCAGCTTGGACAGGTGAAATTCCACAGGAGCCTCACACCGCCCGACTGGAAAGGGAAACCCTACGGCATCACATTTTCTGACGGAAGTGACAAAACCTATGGTGCTGTGATGTACGTCAGATGGGAGACAAGTCACGGAACTGAAGTTCGATTCGTGGAAGCAAAGGCCAAACTGACACCCCTGGACCAAAAGGGAGATGCTGTAAAAGCAGAAATCTGTGGCGCAGTCTTTGCTGCCAGAATTCGGAAGTACGTGGAGAAACATGCCCGTATGAAGATTGAGAAATGGTTCCACCTACTGGACAGTCAAACAGTCCTCGGGGCCATCCAACGAGAATCATACGGATACCAAACCTTCTTCGCCAACAGAGTGGGCGAAATCCAGATGTCCGGGCCAGTGCAAGACTGGTGGTGGACCAGAGGAGATCTGAACATTGCTGACTTAATAACAAGAGGAGGCAATCCCAAAGACTTAAATGAGGAATCCACATGGCAAAACGGACCAGAGTTCCTGAAGTGGCCAGTGGAGGAGTGGCCTATTCAGTCAGCTGGAGAAGTTGCAGCCCAGGCCAGGGAGAGTGTAAACAAGCTTCAAAGAAAGGCATTCTCTGCTGCACTGACCAGAGCTCAAGCTAAGATGAGTCGGCAAAAAGAAGACCCACTGGTCACTCCGGAAAAGGAAAGTCCCTGTGAAGAATCGAAACCTATTATGCCAAGAAGAAAACCCACTAGCTGGGTGAAACATCTTGTGGTTGTAAAAAGGTTCAGTAGCCTGACAAAACTGATCAGAGTTGTTGCCTGGACACGACGAGCTGCCGAGCAGTGGCTGAAGAGGAGGTCGAACCCAGGACAACCAAAGTGGGAGGCAACACCCAAGCAGGCTGGATTGGCTGGCACTGAACTAGAAGGTGCACGTGAAGACGTCTTCCTCGCAGCTCAAGAAGGTGTAACATTCCCAGTCACTACTCTGAGCAGATTGGCAGTATTCAAAGATGTGAAAACTGGACTCCTCGTTTGTGCAGGGAGGATCCAGATATTTAACGAAGATGAGACAGCCGTGCCAGTCTTGCCATTTGAAGCATGGGTGTCAACATTGCTGGCACAAGAATCCCATGACGCTAACCACGAGGGGGTAGCAGGAACCCTTCTACGGATGAGGAAGACAGCGTGGATAATAAAGGGCCGGAGAATTGCCAAGAAAGTAGTTGACAGCTGCATAGTTTGCAGAAAGAACAGAGCAAAGAAGTGTCaacaaatcatggcagacttacctCCAGAGCGAACCACCCCAGCTGCTCCTTTTGAATTCACAACCATGGACCTATTCGGCCCTTATGAAGTGAAGGATGAagtcaagaaaagaaccagactgAAAGTGTGGGGAATCGTCTTCAGTTGCATGGCCTCCCGTGCCATACACACTGAACTAGTGAGTGACCAGTCATCCCAAGGCTTCCTCCTCGCCTATCAGAGGTTCACGTCACTCAGAGGACATCCCAGGAAGCTCTGGTCAGACCCCGGCACAAATTTTGTGGGCGCCAAACCTGCTCTGGAACAGCTGTACACATTCCTTGACCGACTGGACAAGTCTCAAGTCGAAGACATGGCTGCCAACCATGGAACAGAATGGTCCTGGAAGATCCACCCTGCGGATTCTCCCCACAGAAATGGTGCTGCAGAAGCGGCTGTCAGAGTGGTCAAACGGGCCCTGACCAATGTCGGCGGAGATGGTGTCTTCACCTGGGGTGAATTTCAAACCTTCCTCTACATGGCTGCCAACCTTGCAAATGAGCGACCAATCGATGCAAGAACTCAAAGCAGGGAAGACTGTGTGGAATACATCACCCCAAACTCTCTGCTCCTAGGGCGTGCCAACCCTAAGGGAGATCCTGGAGACTTCCAGTTTGATCGCTATCCTTATAAAAGACTGCAAGTAATTCAAGCTGAAGTCACCAAATTCTGGAAGAAATGGAGCCAACTAGCTGGACCCAACCTCTTCATAAGAAACAAATGGCACACCAAAGAGCGAAATGTTTCTGTCGGAGATGTGGTCTGGTTGGCTGACCAAAATGCCCTGAGAGGACAGTACAAGCTGGCCAGAGTAGTCAGAGCCAATACGGACAGCAAAGGCATCGTAAGAGACGTGCTTGTGAGGACCTTTCCCAGCTATCCTGTCCCCATCAAGAAGACAAGCGACAAAGAAAAACCGACCACGAAAACCAAGAGGCTCAGACATCAAATCCCAGCAACAATCCTGCATAGGGATGTCAGACGCCTCATCATTCTAATTCCCATTGAAGAACAAGGGAAAGAAGGACCTGTGTGA